DNA from Streptomyces rishiriensis:
CCGGAGCTGTTCGAGCGCGTCAGCGCCGACCTGGCCGCCGAGGTGGCGGGCGGTGGCCCGGTGCTCGTACCGCTGGCCGTGGGCGGGCATGTCGACCACGTCCTGACCCGGCAGGCCGCGCTGGAGCTGATCGCCCGCAAGACGCTGGAGCCCGAACGGGTCGGGTTCTACGAGGACATGCCGTACTCGCTGTTCGCGGACGCCACGGCCGAGGCCGGCCGCCTCGCGGTCGGCCGCGAGCAGGTCGCGCCGGTCCCCGTGTTGATCCCGGCGTCGGAGGCGGCGGTACGCACCAAGCAGGAGGCGCTGTGGCCCTACCGGCTCCAGGTGCTGGAGGCGGTCTCCAAACGGATCGTCCGGCACGGCCGGCAGCTCGGCGCGCCGGGGTGGGCGGAACGCCTGTGGGTGCTGCCGGAATCCGCCGACGTCTTCGGCGAGTTGGCGGCCGCGGCGGCGGAGGAAGCCGCCACGGCCGGGTGAGGGCGGACGCGGCATGCGACTGCACACCCGGGAGTGGGGCACCGGCGACCGCGTCGCCGTCCTCGTCCACGGCCTCATGGCCGACCACCACACCTGGCACGAACTGGTCCCGGTCCTGACCGGCAGGGGCTATCGCGTCCTCGCCGTGGACCTGCGCGGTCACGGCGCCAGCGGCCGGGGTGTGTACGCGCCGCACCTGTTCGCACAGGACCTGCTGGAGACACTGCCCCGCGGACCGGAGCTGGCGCTGGGCCATTCGCTCGGCGCCCTGGCCCTGGCGCTCGCCGTGGCGGAACTGGAGCCGGAGCGTGCCGTCTACTCGGAGCCCGCCTGGCGGCTCGGCGGCCCGGACGGCACCCTCGACCCGGCCGTCTTCACCCTCTTCAAGCGCGCCCCTCGGCTGCTGATCAGGAGTCTGCGCCCGCAGTGGGGAGAGCGGGAGGTCGCGGCCGAGTTGGCGGCGCTGGACGCCTGGGACGAGAGGTCGGCGCTCGCCCTCTCCGCGTACCGTGCCGCCGATCACACCCCGGAGAAGCCGCTCGTCCGCTCCCTCGTCCAGGCTGCGGAGCCGAGCACGCTGGTGAGCGGGGAGATGCGGGCGGAGCTGACACGGCGGGGGTTCGAGGTGCGGACCGTGCCGGACGCCACGCACGCGATCCACCGGGACAGCTTCGACGCGTTCCTCACGTCGCTGTCGGGGTGGTTGTGAACGGTGCGGGTCAGTGCACCGCGCGCAGCATGCGCGTCACGTTGATCCTCGTGGGCGAGAGACCCAACTCGACACTCTGCATCATCCGTTCGCCGTTCAGGCGGCCGTACGCGAGCAGGTCGATGTTGGCGAGGCTGAATTCCGGCCAGGTGTGGATGCTCAGGTGCGAGGCGGAGAGAAGGAGGATGGCGGTGACGGCGCCGTTCGGGAAGATGTGCGAGGACTCGCCGAGTACCGTGGCGTTTCCCTTTTCGGCGGCCGTGCGCAGGATCTTGAGGAGGCGCTGTTCGTCGGTCAGGATGCTGTGGTCGCTCACCCATACGTCGACTGCGTACGAGCACAGATCATTGACGTTTATTCCCTCGGTGGCGGGAGTGCTGGAGTTGGTCATGGGGAACCGGAGGCCGCTCAACGCTCGCCTCCGTCTCCTTTCCGATAGGTATGTGCTGGTCTGACGGCCGAAGTGGAAGGTCGGCGAGACCGGTTCACCGACGGCCCGGCGGGGCGCAGCGTAGCATCCGGCGCGTTCTAGGGCTCGCGGGCGCCCTGCGTCAAGGGGGTCGCGGAAGGTCACGTCGGATTGGCCGGAACACAGCGGACGACGATGGACAACGAAGGAGCGGAGTTCTTGGAGCGGCAGAGCGCAGCGGACCGGGATTTCCTGGCACTTGACTGCATTTCGGCGACCTTCGGCATCACTGCGGCCTGGCTCGGTCACGATCCGAGCGTTCTGGGAGATCACTGGGGATACCATCGCAGGGCTGACGCCGTCGAATCCGAATGGCCCGTGGAACAGATCGGGATCCACCGCCGGACACCCGAGGAGATCCTGAGCGAATGGTACGGCCTGGCCGCCGACCATATTCAGCACGCCGACTCGCGACGAGCCGAGGAATACATTCGGGCCCAGCTGTCGGACGGGAATCCGGTGATCGCCTGGGTGGACACCTTCCACGTCCCCCACAGCTCCTTCCACGGCCAGCAGCATCATTCGCACCGGATAGTGATCCATCCCGGGGACGGCAACGGCGGGGAGAAGGCGGATGCGTTGCGGATCGTCGACCGCTATCAGGGGTCGCTCTTCGACGGCTTCATGGAGAGCGGCACGCTGCTCACCGCCATGTCCTCGGACGCGCTCGGAGAGGCCCGCAGGGGCGACCCGGATTGGCGGAACCGCACGGTGGTCCTGAAAGCCGGCCCGCTCGAACGCGGGGAAGCACACAAGGCGGCACGGAAGGAGACACGCGAGGAGAGGCAACAGGATCGGTTCCGTTCCGCCGTCGCAGGGAACGCGCTCTTTTCCACCGGCGCGGATCTGGTGACCGCGTGCGCCGACGCACTGCGCGCCACCCCGGACGCGTTCGCTTCGCTCAGTCCCGTGGGAACGATCGAGGTCAGCGCCTGGTTCGGTGAGTTGGCCAGCCAGCGCGCCCTGAACGCGCGCTTCCTGCGGGCCGCCGCCGAGACCTGCGCCCTCCCGCTGCTGGCCGATCGGGCCGCCGACGCGGAAGCCCTCTCCCGGCGCTGGGAAATGACCCGGAACTACTTCTTCCTGCGCTTCCGCAAGGGATCAGTGGCGGTACAGCGCATAGCCGATCTCATCACCGAGACGGTGACCCTGGAAAAGGAGTGGAACGCGAGACTACGGGAATCCCTCGCCGAGTCGGGCCGATAATCCGCCGACCCCGCGTCGAACGGTCCTGATGTTCTCGGTCCGCCGGGAGTCGCCGTGTGACAGACGCGTCTCGACACCGTCGGCGGGCCACCGCGGAATCCGTGCTCACCCGATGACCGGCCGGCTTCGGAAGGGAGTGAGTCCCCGCGGTTCACTCGTCACGCTCGCCAGCTTCACGGCGGCGCGTCCCGGGATCCCCTGACCGGCTTTCAGCCGCCGCTCACGGCCGGCACCGCGCTCTGCAGGAACCCGAGGTAGCGGCTCGCCAGCCGCCTGCTCGCCGGGCCGGTCTCGATCCGGGCGAGCGAGATGGGCCTGAGCTGCGCGTGCGGGAATCCGGGCTGGTAGAGCAACAGATCGGCGCCGGCGGGCCGCTGGGCGAGCAGTCTCCGCAGCCGTGCCCCGAGTTCCGTCGGGGAGGCGGCGTGTCGCGCCGCGCCCCGGGTGGCCTCGCCCAGGTCCGCCAGGACGGAGTCCTCCAGCAGCCCGTCGTCGCCGGGCAGGAGAGCGGTGACGGTGCAGTCGAGCCGGTCGAACATCCGCAGCACCTCCCGCTGCGCCGGCTCCCCGCCCTGGCCGGAACCGCTGCCGGCCCGGTACACGTCGAGATCGAAACTGACGTAGCCGACCGCACCCGCTCCTGACACGGTCGACAGGGCGGTCGCCACGAACAGGAAGAGACCACCGGGATCCTTCAGCCCGCTCACGAAGAACGTGTCCACGCCGGACAGATTCGGCCGGTCCCGGCGTACGTCGACGACGTGCGTGGTGAGGTCCAGGGCAAGGCGGTCCGCTTCCTCCCCGATGGACCTGAGCACCCGCTCGTCGGTGTCCGCGACATGCACGTGCCGTACACCGTCCGCCAGACCGATGGCCACGCCGAACATCTCGTCGTCGCCGAGTTGCAGCACCGTCCGGCCGTCGAGGTCGTCGTAGTAGTCCATGACCGCGAGCCGTCGCCGCAGCGAGGCGAAGGTGTCGAAGCTCTGGTGCAGCTCCGGGTCCGGTGCGTAGGTGCGCCGGGTGAGGACCTCGGCCAGGACATCCCAGTCGACGAGTCCGTCGGCGAGCGTGAGGTCGACCAGACCCGGCGCTCCGTCGTCGCGGGCGGCCGGGGTCCCGGCGGTGGTCCGGACCGTGCCGTCGGGGTCGACGCGCGCCGCTCCGTCCCGGCACAGCCGTGAGAGCACCCACAGCCCGGAGTTGACCGTCATGGGGCCACGGACGATGTCGTCGAGCCGCCCGCCGCCCCGCGCGCGCTGGACGACCTGAGCCACCGCGCGCTCCGTGGCCCGCGGGTCGCACACCTCGTCCGGCCCCGCGTTCCGCAGGACACCGGACCATTCGGCGTGTTGCCCTGCACTCACCGCCCGTCCCCGGCTTCCGCCTGCCGCGAGGCGACGTAGGCGACGATTTTCTCCAGGGTGGAGAAACGGTCGACGACGAGATCCTCATCCGGAATGGAAATCCGGAACCGCTCCTCCAGCCGGTTCAGGAACTCCAGCAGCTGCAGGGATCCCAAAGCGAGGGAAAGCAAATGCGCATCGGGCGCGATCCGCTCCGGTTCGAATGTGTCGTCGACCGATTTCAGAAGTGTGGATACGTCATAGAATAATTCATTCCGCTGATGACTCGTCACACCGACATACTTGCTCGGGGAAATCATTGGCCAAACATGAACAGATTGTTTCAGAAAGGCCTCCCCTTCTTGATCGCGTACGGACTACCCTGGCCGGTACGGGGGCGCAGTCGTCGCCCGCAGGCCCCACAGCATCGAGGAGCAGCCCGTGAACGACCTTTCCTACAGCGACTTCGAATCCGTGCTCCGCCAGTCGCTCCCCTTCCTCGACGAGGAGACACCCGTCGACGCGCATGCGAGTCTGACGGAACTGGGCCTGGATTCACTGACGTTGCTCGGCCTGGTGGCGGAGCTGGAGGACAGGTTCTCGGTGGAACTGCCGGACGAGATGCTGGTCATGGAGACCTTCGAGACACCGTCGACCCTGTGGAGCAGTCTGTCGAAGCTCCCTCGCAGCTGAGCGTGCGCCCGGCGAACCCACCTGTCCCCCAGGGCCGGTTGCCGTCCCTGGGAGGGCAGGACCGGTGTCGGAGACGATCCGCACCTGGCACCCGCCCGTGGTATGGAGTCGGGAGCACCCCGGTGCGCGGCGCGGCCCGGGGCCTTCGGGTGGTGTGCGGCGCGTCGCCTCCGATCACGGACGCGGTTCGCCCGCGATGCCGTGGGCCGGCCGTGGAGGGCACCGCCCAGCGCGTCGGCGCGTTGGGCTGGGTGCAGGCGCATATCAGTCTGCGTCGAGGACCCCACGCTGAGATCGCTGGCGGAGTCCGGCTCCCTCGAGGGGCAGCACAACAGTGATCTGCATGGTGCGACGTGGATCACATCTGCGGCCTGTCACGTCCGCTGCGGGTTGCTTGTCCCATGGGCGTCACCGACACCGAAGCCGGTGCCCGACCCTGGGAGATCCAATGAACAACGGCCACCACATCGTCGTCCTCGGCGCCGGCTACACGGGCTTGTTCAGCGCCATCCGGCTGGCCCACCGCACCCGCCGAACCGGCGTGAAGATCACCCTGGTCAACCCCTCGAGCCAGTTCGTCGAGCGGCTGCGGATGCACCAGATCGCCGCCGGTCAGGAGCTGGCCGACCACCGGATCCCCGACTTGCTCGCCGGGACCGGCGTCACGTTCGTCCAGGGCACCGCCACCGCCATCGACCCCGAGGCCCGGCAGATCACCATCGGCGGCACCAAGGCTCTCGGGTACGACACGCTCGTCTACGCGCTGGGCAGCTCGACCGACACCGGCAAGGTTCCCGGCGCCGACACCCAGGCGTTCACCCTCAACAACCCGGAGATCGCCAGTCGGTTTGCCGCGCGCCTCACCGAGGTCGCCGCGTCCGGCGGCACGGTCACCGTCTGCGGCGGCGGCCTGACCGGCGTCGAGGCGGCCACCGAGATCGCCGAGAGCCACCCCGGCCTGGACGTCACGCTGATCAGCCTGGACGAGCCCGGCGGCATGATGGGCGCCAACGCCCGCGCCTACCTCTACGGCGCGCTGGACCGCCTCGGCGTCACTGTGGAGAGCGGCGCCCGCGTCACCAAGGTGCTGCCCGACGCCGTCGAACTGGCCGACGGCCGGCTCGTCCCCTCCGACGCCTGCCTGTGGACCACCGGCGTCAAGGTGTCGCCGCTCGCCGCCGACGCCGGGATCGCCACCGACGACCGCGGCCTCGTCCTGGTCGACGCCAAGCTGCGTTCCGTTTCCCACCCGGAGATCCACGCCATCGGTGACGCCGCCGCCATCCGGCTGGCCTGGGGACAGCTCCACGGCACCTGCCAGAGCGGCCTGCCCACCGCTCAGTACACCGCCGATACCATCGCGCGGCTCGTGCGCGGCAAGGCCGTCAAGCCCTTTCGCTTCGGCTACTTCCACCAGCCGGTCAGCCTCGGCCGCCGTGACGCCGTCATCCAGTTCACCAAGGCCGATGACACCCCCCGCCGTCTGCACCTCACCGGCCGGATCGCCGTCGCGTACAAGGAGACGGTCAGTGGCAGCCCGCTCACGACTTACCGGTTCAGCAAGCGTATGAACGTCACCACCATCGTCTCCAAGGGCGGCCGCGCCACCCGCAATCCCGGGGCGTGACGGGCGCATCGGCTCTCCCAGTGCCGCGGCCTCGGGCCTTGCCGCCCTGGTTACGGCGCTGGCAGCATGAGCCGATGGTCGACGCCAGGGACGAGCCGGACCCGTACCTCGAACACCGCAGGCTGCTGTTCGCCACCGCCTACCGCATGCTGGGCAGCGTCACCGACGCCGAGGACGTCCTCCAGGACGCCTGGCTGAGCTGGAGCACCGCGGACCGCGACACGGTTCGCCACCCCAAGGCCTACCTGGTGCGCACGGTCACCAACCTCTCGTTGAACCGCCTCACCTCGGCACGGGCGACCCGCGAGACCTACGTCGGGCCGTGGCTTCCCGAGCCCCTGCTGACCTCCCCCGACATCGCCGCGGAGACCGAACTGGCCGACAGCGTCTCCACCGCGATGCTGGTCGTCCTGGAGACCCTCAGCCCCGTCGAACGCGCCGTCTTCCTGCTCCGCGAGGTCTTCGGCTACTCACACGCCGAGATCGCCGAAACCCTCGACCGCCCCGAGCCGACAGTCCGCCAGATCGCGCACCGCGCACGCGAGCACGTCCAGGCCCGCCGCCCCCGCTTCGACGCCGACCGGACCCGGCGCCGGCAGGTCACCGCGCAGTTCCTGGCGGCCTGCGCGGGCGGCGACCTGAACGCCGTCATGGAACTGCTCGCCCCCGACGTCACCGCCTGGTCCGACGGCGGCGGCAAGGTCACCGCCGCCCACCGCCCCCTGCACGGCATCGACCGCGTCGCGCGCTGGTTCGTAGGTTTCCTGGCCAAACCCGAACTGGCCGCCCTGACCATGGAGCCGGCCATCATCAACGGCGAACTCGGCGTCCTGGCCACCCTCGGCGGACATACCGTCGGTGCCCTCTCGTTCGACCTCGTCGACGACCGCATCCAGAACCTGCGCTTCCAGGTCAACCCCGAAAAGCTCAGCGGCCTGACCCCCGACAACAGCTTGGCGCTGCCCCGAAGCGTTCAGCCGTAAAGCATGACCGGCGGGACCCTGGACCGGGACGAGCCGTCCAGGAAGGCCGCAGCCATTCGCCTACGACGCCGAAAGGGCCTTTGCGGATCGCATCGTCGATGCGGCCGGCAAGTTTGGTTCGGCCAGTCTGGGGCGATGAGCGGCAGTCCGGTCTTCAGATGCGGAGGGTGTCAGTGCATCGAGTCCGAGTTCACGACGACGATGAGGAAGATCGCAAAGGCGATGAACACGGTAATGAAGAGCAGGGCGCATCCCGTGCTCGCGGCGAGCTTCCCTGGGGCAGGGACCTTGGCGGTGGCGCGTTCGGGGCGCTCCGGCAGATAGTGCACCGTCACGATGTCACTCTCGACCCGGGTCGACGGCCCACCTGTCTCGTCGAACCGGATGACGCGCCCGTCCCGGGTCATGAACTCGTAGACGTGGTGCAGCGTGGTTGTCACGCTGTCTCCACTGCGGCTGGTCGTCGTGTATGACCTGATACACCGTGCATCCGCCGTGATCCCGCTGGACCAGGCCCTGCTGACCTGACGGGAACGGCGGAGCACGACGACGGCGCCGTACACCGCAAGGGCGATCAGAAGAAGGGGGACGATGCTGAACAGAACTGCCACGGGATCCCCCCAGGTCGTACCGCTTGCCTTAATGATCGGTGCGTCGGCCAACGTACCCGGAGGGCCCTCGGATCCATTGCGAAGCAGGTCGGACCTCCCGCATGTTCACGCTGACGGCCTGTTGTCGCGATGCCGACCGGGTCTTTTCCGGAGTCGTCGACACCTCGGTGCTCACGTCGAAGGCTCGCGCGGCGGACGGCCGCCAGGTTCCGGCGAAGCGCGGTACAAGAGCGGCCCTTCATGAGGTACCGACTCGGCGTCTTCGGCAACCGCAGAAGGGAGGCGGCGGCCGCGGCGGCGCAGAGCACCGGGATGACCAGCGTGGTCCGCCGGTGGCCGCCGCCGGCCAGCCGGTAGCTGTCGCAGTAGGTCGCGGCGGCACGGCTTGGGGCGCAGCCGCGAAGGGCCCCACGAGATTGCCTCTCGTGGGGCCCTTCACCTCTGCCGTCTCGAATCAAGCGCCGGGTGGCCGATGCGCCGGCGAGCGCATCGGTCACCACGACTCCGCTGTCCTTCATGGGGCCGGGCGGAGAGGGGGCGACAGGGCGTCATGCCTCGCAGCGGGTCTCAGAAGTCATCGGCGCCATTGCGGAGTTCGGGGGTCCAGTATCCGGTGAGTGCCTTGGCCGGGTCTACGGCGATGCCGCCGCTGCCGGGCGCGGTGACCGCGATGACCGTGGAGTCGTCCTCCAGCATGACGGAGAACGCCGACACGGGTTCGTTGTCCTCGTCGACCCCTCCGTCCGACAGCTTCACCAGGGCGTAGGCGGGTGCGCCCGCCGCGAGCACGACCGACGTGGCAGGCTTGCTCTTGGCGACGGCCGCGACGTCCTGCTTGTGGCTCTCCAGGAACTGGATGCGCGGAAAGCCCGTCAGCCGGCAGGAGCGGCGGGAGGCGTTCTTCGCCGTGAGGACGAGGTGCGTGTACGGCGGGCCGTCCTGCGTGGCGGCCGTGACGGTGACGTCCTCCGCGGTGCAGACCGGGGTGGAGGCGGTCGCCTGCTCGCCGTTCGAACCGGTGGAACCCGAAGTGCCTTCGGAGTCAGCGGAGTTCGCCGGGCTCGTCGAGTCGATGGATTCCGTCGGACCGGAGGCACCGGCGCCCTTGCCGTCCGCCGTCTTCCCGGTAGCCGAAGAGGTCGCCGCAGAGGCCGACTCGGTGTCCGCGTCGCTCTGGCAGGCGGTGAGGGACAGGGCGAGGGCCGTAGCCGCGACAGTCAGCAAGGTGGAGTGGTGACGCAGGGTGTTCATGGAGGTTCCCCCGTTGGTGAGTGGTGTGGGGCCGCGGCTCGGTGCCGTCGGCCTTGGGTGATGTGGTTGGTGGTCCGCGGCGCTCAGTTGCCCTTGCCCGGCCGGTAGTCGGCCGGAAGCGTGTACACGAACTCGCGGGGATCGGCGTGCGCGGCCTCGAGCAGCTCGGGGACGCTGTGGTAGCCGAGCGCGTACAGGTTCCGGCTCGGGTCCCACGTGTTGTAGGCGTACATCGCGCTGCGCTTGGTCTTCATGTGGGAGCTGGGGATGTTCAGCACGTACGCCGCACCGTCCGCGCGCCGCTCCCGGGGGCGCCCGTACGCGTAGACGTAGTTGAAACGCACGTCGGAGATCGTGCCGTCGTTCATCAGGCGGTAGGCGACGTCACTGCACGCCTTGTGGGTCTCGGTGCCCTCCAGCCAGCCCGCGGTGAACTTGTGTGAGGCGCCGGGGTACCGCGCGGCCAGCGCCCTGACCTTCGCGTCGATCCGGGAGACGAGGCGGTCGTAGGCGGACGTGCTGTCGAACCCGTCGTCCACGACCTTGAAGTTGACGACCTTGTCCACGCCCAGCGCCTTCGCTGAGGCCATGAACTCGGCGGTCCGAGCCGCGACGATCTTGGCGGTTCCGTCGGTCGGCCAGTTCAGGTTGTGCCTGCCGCCCGCAGCACAGGGGTGCGGGCTGGACCAAGTGGTCAGGGGGCACGGGTCGGTGTTCATGAGCTGGGCCAGATCCGGGTTCCTGCCGTCGCTCACCAGCACGAGGTAGACGGGCCGGCCGGCAGCCTTGTGCTCCAGGATCGATCCGGCCAGACCGATCGCGTCGTCGTCCTGGTGAGGTGCGTAGAAGATGGCGGGCTTGGCGGCGGCCGACGCCGCCGGCGCCCGGCCCGCCTGGTACGCCACGGCGGCGGCCGTCAGCGCACCGGCTGCCAGAACGCTCCGCCTGGACACCCCACCGCTGTGCTCAGTCGTGCTGTTCATGCGAGATCTCCCCCATCAGTGATCACCGGCACGCAGGTGACGGTCGTTCGGCGGCGGGGTGGTCAGTGCGCCTCCCGAGCCCGCACAGGCTCCGCCCTTGGCGGATGCGTCCGCCGAGGGTTGGTCGCCGGGGCTGCGCAGGACCGGGGGCCGCCCCGCGTCAGTCCTCAGTCGATCACCTCCGGTCTCCGTCTCCCAGGCGGTTCTCCCGGCAGAAATGCCGTCCGCCATACTTCTGCCGGGGGCTCGCACAGGAAGAGCCGGA
Protein-coding regions in this window:
- a CDS encoding BtrH N-terminal domain-containing protein, giving the protein MDNEGAEFLERQSAADRDFLALDCISATFGITAAWLGHDPSVLGDHWGYHRRADAVESEWPVEQIGIHRRTPEEILSEWYGLAADHIQHADSRRAEEYIRAQLSDGNPVIAWVDTFHVPHSSFHGQQHHSHRIVIHPGDGNGGEKADALRIVDRYQGSLFDGFMESGTLLTAMSSDALGEARRGDPDWRNRTVVLKAGPLERGEAHKAARKETREERQQDRFRSAVAGNALFSTGADLVTACADALRATPDAFASLSPVGTIEVSAWFGELASQRALNARFLRAAAETCALPLLADRAADAEALSRRWEMTRNYFFLRFRKGSVAVQRIADLITETVTLEKEWNARLRESLAESGR
- a CDS encoding DUF4232 domain-containing protein, whose amino-acid sequence is MNTLRHHSTLLTVAATALALSLTACQSDADTESASAATSSATGKTADGKGAGASGPTESIDSTSPANSADSEGTSGSTGSNGEQATASTPVCTAEDVTVTAATQDGPPYTHLVLTAKNASRRSCRLTGFPRIQFLESHKQDVAAVAKSKPATSVVLAAGAPAYALVKLSDGGVDEDNEPVSAFSVMLEDDSTVIAVTAPGSGGIAVDPAKALTGYWTPELRNGADDF
- a CDS encoding S-adenosylmethionine decarboxylase family protein; the encoded protein is MSGLRFPMTNSSTPATEGINVNDLCSYAVDVWVSDHSILTDEQRLLKILRTAAEKGNATVLGESSHIFPNGAVTAILLLSASHLSIHTWPEFSLANIDLLAYGRLNGERMMQSVELGLSPTRINVTRMLRAVH
- a CDS encoding DUF3592 domain-containing protein; this translates as MAVLFSIVPLLLIALAVYGAVVVLRRSRQVSRAWSSGITADARCIRSYTTTSRSGDSVTTTLHHVYEFMTRDGRVIRFDETGGPSTRVESDIVTVHYLPERPERATAKVPAPGKLAASTGCALLFITVFIAFAIFLIVVVNSDSMH
- a CDS encoding acyl carrier protein, giving the protein MISPSKYVGVTSHQRNELFYDVSTLLKSVDDTFEPERIAPDAHLLSLALGSLQLLEFLNRLEERFRISIPDEDLVVDRFSTLEKIVAYVASRQAEAGDGR
- a CDS encoding NAD(P)/FAD-dependent oxidoreductase, with amino-acid sequence MNNGHHIVVLGAGYTGLFSAIRLAHRTRRTGVKITLVNPSSQFVERLRMHQIAAGQELADHRIPDLLAGTGVTFVQGTATAIDPEARQITIGGTKALGYDTLVYALGSSTDTGKVPGADTQAFTLNNPEIASRFAARLTEVAASGGTVTVCGGGLTGVEAATEIAESHPGLDVTLISLDEPGGMMGANARAYLYGALDRLGVTVESGARVTKVLPDAVELADGRLVPSDACLWTTGVKVSPLAADAGIATDDRGLVLVDAKLRSVSHPEIHAIGDAAAIRLAWGQLHGTCQSGLPTAQYTADTIARLVRGKAVKPFRFGYFHQPVSLGRRDAVIQFTKADDTPRRLHLTGRIAVAYKETVSGSPLTTYRFSKRMNVTTIVSKGGRATRNPGA
- a CDS encoding RNA polymerase sigma-70 factor codes for the protein MVDARDEPDPYLEHRRLLFATAYRMLGSVTDAEDVLQDAWLSWSTADRDTVRHPKAYLVRTVTNLSLNRLTSARATRETYVGPWLPEPLLTSPDIAAETELADSVSTAMLVVLETLSPVERAVFLLREVFGYSHAEIAETLDRPEPTVRQIAHRAREHVQARRPRFDADRTRRRQVTAQFLAACAGGDLNAVMELLAPDVTAWSDGGGKVTAAHRPLHGIDRVARWFVGFLAKPELAALTMEPAIINGELGVLATLGGHTVGALSFDLVDDRIQNLRFQVNPEKLSGLTPDNSLALPRSVQP
- a CDS encoding PIG-L deacetylase family protein; its protein translation is MNSTTEHSGGVSRRSVLAAGALTAAAVAYQAGRAPAASAAAKPAIFYAPHQDDDAIGLAGSILEHKAAGRPVYLVLVSDGRNPDLAQLMNTDPCPLTTWSSPHPCAAGGRHNLNWPTDGTAKIVAARTAEFMASAKALGVDKVVNFKVVDDGFDSTSAYDRLVSRIDAKVRALAARYPGASHKFTAGWLEGTETHKACSDVAYRLMNDGTISDVRFNYVYAYGRPRERRADGAAYVLNIPSSHMKTKRSAMYAYNTWDPSRNLYALGYHSVPELLEAAHADPREFVYTLPADYRPGKGN
- a CDS encoding bis-aminopropyl spermidine synthase family protein, which codes for MSAGQHAEWSGVLRNAGPDEVCDPRATERAVAQVVQRARGGGRLDDIVRGPMTVNSGLWVLSRLCRDGAARVDPDGTVRTTAGTPAARDDGAPGLVDLTLADGLVDWDVLAEVLTRRTYAPDPELHQSFDTFASLRRRLAVMDYYDDLDGRTVLQLGDDEMFGVAIGLADGVRHVHVADTDERVLRSIGEEADRLALDLTTHVVDVRRDRPNLSGVDTFFVSGLKDPGGLFLFVATALSTVSGAGAVGYVSFDLDVYRAGSGSGQGGEPAQREVLRMFDRLDCTVTALLPGDDGLLEDSVLADLGEATRGAARHAASPTELGARLRRLLAQRPAGADLLLYQPGFPHAQLRPISLARIETGPASRRLASRYLGFLQSAVPAVSGG
- a CDS encoding acyl carrier protein is translated as MNDLSYSDFESVLRQSLPFLDEETPVDAHASLTELGLDSLTLLGLVAELEDRFSVELPDEMLVMETFETPSTLWSSLSKLPRS
- a CDS encoding alpha/beta fold hydrolase, whose protein sequence is MRLHTREWGTGDRVAVLVHGLMADHHTWHELVPVLTGRGYRVLAVDLRGHGASGRGVYAPHLFAQDLLETLPRGPELALGHSLGALALALAVAELEPERAVYSEPAWRLGGPDGTLDPAVFTLFKRAPRLLIRSLRPQWGEREVAAELAALDAWDERSALALSAYRAADHTPEKPLVRSLVQAAEPSTLVSGEMRAELTRRGFEVRTVPDATHAIHRDSFDAFLTSLSGWL